In Pyrus communis chromosome 8, drPyrComm1.1, whole genome shotgun sequence, one genomic interval encodes:
- the LOC137743212 gene encoding uncharacterized protein → MAGMRVNDFLEGWQRIVKHLEKEEDAELILQQMVFGLWRIWKCRNEVVFQGVWILPHVAVELWQRHVEEFRDAMIDTMGEGGDQRDSRLSGEGKCPGVGLEEGAGQWQKPSFGELKLNSDAAWRKDSKEGEVGWVLQDFAGIPKLAGRVGEGRFGAANMAEVETIRQGLETVVGSDLMEASTRLVVESDSKGLIQILNNEITVDVTLETYPQDIWRMASLFQLVRFCFTPRQCNRAAHSVAAYVNKHGGRFGWNE, encoded by the coding sequence ATGGCAGGTATGAGGGTCAATGATTTTTTGGAGGGTTGGCAGCGAATCGTGAAGCActtggagaaggaggaggatgcCGAGTTGATATTGCAGCAGATGGTTTTTGGGCTTTGGCGTATTTGGAAATGCAGGAATGAGGTGGTTTTCCAGGGGGTGTGGATTCTACCGCATGTGGCTGTGGAATTATGGCAGCGGCATGTGGAGGAGTTTAGGGATGCTATGATTGATACGATGGGGGAGGGAGGGGATCAAAGGGATTCTAGGTTGTCTGGGGAGGGGAAGTGTCCAGGGGTGGGGCTCGAGGAGGGTGCGGGGCAATGGCAGAAACCTTCATTTGGGGAGCTAAAATTGAATTCTGATGCGGCATGGAGAAAAGACAGTAAGGAAGGAGAGGTGGGGTGGGTGCTTCAGGATTTTGCTGGGATCCCAAAGCTTGCGGGAAGGGTAGGAGAGGGGCGGTTTGGGGCTGCTAatatggcagaggtggagacgATTAGGCAAGGTTTGGAGACGGTTGTGGGAAGCGATCTTATGGAGGCCAGTACTAGATTGGTGGTGGAATCGGATTCCAAGGGATTGATTCAGATACTAAATAATGAGATCACGGTCGATGTGACTCTTGAGACTTATCCCCAAGATATTTGGAGGATGGCTAGCTTATTCCAGTTGGTGAGGTTTTGCTTTACCCCTCGTCAATGCAATCGTGCAGCCCATTCGGTAGCAGCATACGTCAATAAGCATGGCGGGAGATTTGGTTGGAATGAGTAA